The following proteins come from a genomic window of Nitrospira sp.:
- a CDS encoding NADH-ubiquinone oxidoreductase chain N, with translation MTFAVGDLFLILPELLVITAACMVIVLDPVLRPSDKDGLVWLSLGTLAICMGLTASQMNAPVEAFNGLVVIDPYGAFWKLLLYFVTGLTILLSHSYLKEERLYFGEYYGFVLLALSGMMVMVSAADLLTIYLGTELMSLSLYVMAGLKRSEPRSLEASAKYFVLGAFSSGILLYGISLLYGATGSTRLPAIAVAIAGLSLDDPLLLFATILLAVGFGFKLAVVPFHMWTPDVYEGAPTSVTAFMAVASKAASFGAFLRVFIEGLGGLRANWSAIFLLLCLATLVLGNVVALVQTNIKRMLAYSSIAHAGYALIGVVAAGRLANSSGIASVLLYLALYTFMTFGAFAIVAMLRKDGIEGDEIEDFTGLSKRHPVAALLMLIFMVSLAGIPPTAGFIGKFYVFMSAVEAGMTWLAVIALIFAAVSAYYYLRLVMVMYMREPSDVGDSAPQLIMSPTLSIVLACAVAGVVIFGIYPNPLVQLAMQAVLTLK, from the coding sequence ATGACCTTTGCTGTTGGAGACCTGTTTCTCATTCTTCCCGAACTGTTGGTCATCACCGCCGCCTGCATGGTGATTGTGCTTGACCCGGTCCTGCGCCCCTCCGACAAAGACGGGCTGGTGTGGCTGAGTCTGGGAACACTCGCTATTTGCATGGGTTTGACGGCCTCGCAGATGAACGCGCCTGTCGAGGCTTTTAACGGGCTGGTGGTCATCGACCCCTACGGAGCCTTTTGGAAGCTGCTGCTCTACTTTGTCACCGGCCTCACGATTCTCCTTTCCCATTCGTACCTCAAGGAAGAGCGACTGTACTTCGGCGAATACTACGGCTTTGTCCTGCTCGCCCTCTCAGGAATGATGGTGATGGTCTCGGCAGCCGACTTGCTGACGATCTATCTGGGTACTGAACTCATGTCTCTCTCGCTTTACGTGATGGCGGGACTCAAGCGATCGGAACCTCGTTCGCTCGAAGCGTCGGCAAAATATTTCGTACTGGGCGCGTTTTCGTCCGGCATCCTCTTGTACGGGATCTCACTTCTCTACGGAGCGACCGGAAGCACCAGGCTTCCGGCCATTGCCGTAGCGATCGCGGGGCTGAGCCTGGACGATCCCTTATTATTGTTCGCCACCATTCTGCTCGCGGTTGGATTCGGGTTCAAACTCGCCGTCGTGCCGTTTCATATGTGGACGCCGGACGTCTATGAAGGCGCCCCGACCTCCGTCACCGCATTCATGGCCGTGGCATCCAAAGCCGCCAGTTTCGGCGCCTTCCTCCGGGTATTTATCGAGGGGCTCGGCGGCTTGAGAGCCAATTGGTCCGCCATCTTCCTCCTGCTCTGCCTCGCCACCCTGGTGTTGGGAAATGTCGTGGCGCTGGTGCAGACGAATATCAAGCGGATGCTCGCTTATTCGAGTATTGCCCATGCCGGCTATGCCTTGATCGGCGTGGTGGCAGCCGGACGGTTAGCAAACTCTTCAGGCATCGCAAGCGTATTGCTTTATCTCGCGCTCTACACATTCATGACCTTCGGCGCGTTCGCCATCGTCGCCATGCTGCGCAAAGACGGGATTGAAGGAGATGAGATTGAGGACTTTACGGGTCTGTCCAAACGCCATCCGGTAGCGGCGCTGCTCATGTTGATTTTCATGGTCTCCTTGGCTGGTATTCCTCCCACGGCGGGATTTATCGGAAAATTTTACGTCTTTATGTCGGCCGTTGAAGCCGGCATGACGTGGCTGGCGGTCATCGCGCTGATTTTTGCCGCCGTGTCGGCCTATTACTATCTCCGACTGGTGATGGTGATGTACATGCGTGAGCCGAGTGACGTCGGGGATAGCGCTCCGCAGTTGATCATGTCCCCGACTCTTTCCATCGTGCTGGCCTGCGCGGTGGCCGGAGTGGTGATCTTCGGAATCTACCCCAATCCGCTCGTGCAGCTAGCCATGCAGGCGGTGCTGACGTTAAAATGA
- a CDS encoding Lactoylglutathione lyase: MTDLRVKKFLHTRMRVSDLDETIRFYTAVLGLEVIERKTSPRGSHLAFLKVPNSDELIELTSFPPSGPVKVQEDLVHLAFQVESLGETIASLNAQRVKITDGPTTTSSGSRFIFIDAPDGYEIELIERPAGVKIV; encoded by the coding sequence ATGACTGATTTGCGAGTCAAAAAGTTTCTCCACACCCGCATGCGGGTCAGCGATTTGGATGAAACCATCCGGTTTTACACGGCTGTCTTGGGCCTTGAGGTTATTGAACGAAAAACTTCTCCTCGCGGATCGCACCTCGCTTTTTTGAAAGTGCCTAACAGCGATGAGTTGATTGAACTGACCAGTTTCCCACCGAGCGGTCCAGTGAAGGTTCAGGAAGACCTCGTCCATCTGGCATTTCAAGTCGAAAGTCTCGGCGAAACGATCGCCTCGCTCAACGCACAGCGGGTCAAGATCACCGATGGCCCGACGACCACCTCTTCCGGCAGCCGATTCATCTTCATTGACGCGCCCGACGGCTATGAGATCGAACTGATCGAACGGCCGGCCGGCGTGAAAATCGTCTAA
- a CDS encoding NADH-ubiquinone oxidoreductase chain M, whose protein sequence is MTHSVPWLTILILLPLIGAAAVFFVKDTSARLIALAVAVADVLISLPLWWLFDSSSGHMQFVESAVWISSPPIHYRLGLDGISLPLVLMTTVLMPLCILISWHSIESRVQSFMAMLLIMEGAMIGVFSALDFVLFYVFWEAMLIPMYLLIGVWGGPNRLYAAIKFFLYTLAGSVLLLVAILVLYFQGGHTFDILQLSQGTYSKSLQFWLFLAFFAAFAVKVPMFPLHTWLPDAHVEAPTAGSVILASVLLKMGTYGFLRFSLPMLPDASQAFTPLMVVLSIIAIIYGAYMALAQADLKKLIAYSSVSHMGFVTLGLFMFNIQGIEGAVMQMVNHGITTGGLFLCVGMIYERTHSRQIADNIGLTKPMPRYATFLVIFALSSLGLPGTNSFVGEFMVLIGTFLWSKIATAFASLGIILAAAYLLWMVQRVAFGVPAPHMLPKLRDVDRREMVTLVPLVVLIFAIGLFPNPILTRMHPSVEKVIARVFPPASGQAATVNPAVPFSSSVKDIARTTELALGREMNNASRREPRGETGLANTGAEKRQP, encoded by the coding sequence ATGACGCATTCTGTTCCTTGGCTTACCATACTGATCCTTCTCCCACTGATCGGAGCGGCTGCGGTCTTTTTCGTGAAGGACACTTCGGCTCGGCTCATCGCCCTCGCCGTCGCCGTGGCCGACGTACTGATCTCGCTCCCGCTTTGGTGGTTGTTCGATTCCTCCTCCGGCCACATGCAATTCGTGGAATCGGCCGTGTGGATCTCGTCGCCGCCGATTCATTATCGACTGGGGCTCGACGGCATCAGTCTGCCGTTGGTCCTCATGACGACGGTCTTGATGCCGCTCTGCATCCTGATTTCTTGGCACTCCATCGAATCGAGGGTCCAAAGCTTCATGGCCATGCTGCTGATCATGGAAGGCGCCATGATCGGCGTGTTCTCGGCCTTGGATTTTGTGTTGTTCTATGTGTTTTGGGAAGCGATGCTGATCCCGATGTATCTCTTGATCGGTGTCTGGGGCGGACCGAATCGGCTCTATGCCGCAATTAAATTCTTTCTCTATACCCTTGCCGGCAGCGTCCTGCTGCTGGTCGCAATTTTAGTACTGTATTTCCAGGGCGGCCATACATTCGACATTCTTCAATTGAGCCAAGGCACCTATTCCAAGTCGCTGCAATTCTGGCTTTTCCTGGCGTTCTTTGCCGCATTCGCCGTCAAGGTCCCCATGTTCCCCCTGCATACCTGGTTGCCCGACGCGCACGTGGAAGCGCCGACGGCAGGCAGCGTGATTCTCGCCAGCGTCCTGCTCAAGATGGGCACCTATGGATTTTTGCGCTTCAGTTTGCCGATGTTGCCGGACGCCTCTCAAGCGTTTACGCCCTTGATGGTGGTGCTCTCGATTATCGCCATCATCTATGGCGCGTACATGGCATTGGCCCAAGCCGACCTGAAAAAGCTCATCGCCTATTCGAGCGTGAGCCACATGGGGTTCGTCACACTCGGCCTGTTCATGTTTAATATTCAAGGAATCGAAGGCGCCGTGATGCAGATGGTGAATCACGGCATCACGACCGGGGGGCTCTTTCTCTGCGTGGGGATGATTTACGAACGTACCCACAGCCGACAGATCGCGGACAATATCGGGCTGACCAAACCGATGCCGCGGTATGCGACCTTCCTGGTTATTTTTGCGCTATCTTCGTTGGGATTGCCCGGCACCAACAGTTTTGTCGGAGAGTTTATGGTTCTGATAGGCACCTTCCTCTGGAGCAAGATCGCCACGGCCTTTGCATCATTGGGGATCATCCTCGCCGCCGCGTATTTGCTCTGGATGGTTCAACGTGTCGCGTTCGGCGTGCCGGCCCCGCACATGCTTCCGAAATTACGAGATGTCGATCGGCGTGAGATGGTGACCCTGGTGCCGCTCGTCGTATTGATCTTTGCGATCGGGCTGTTCCCTAACCCCATACTGACCCGCATGCATCCAAGCGTCGAGAAGGTCATCGCTCGCGTCTTCCCCCCTGCTTCCGGGCAGGCTGCAACCGTAAATCCGGCTGTGCCATTCTCTTCATCCGTGAAAGACATAGCCCGTACAACCGAACTTGCACTGGGCCGAGAGATGAACAACGCTTCGCGCCGAGAGCCTCGCGGCGAAACGGGTCTCGCGAATACCGGAGCGGAGAAAAGACAGCCATGA
- a CDS encoding Ribonuclease BN, whose amino-acid sequence MNVLRFLLDVLKSFIRQGCASLAASLAFFSLLSLFPLAFLLLYGVSFFVSQDVLGEQFMLSFLKEFLPSLGERLAEELHRISALESVRWLVFLSFFWFGGLVFYELDYTLNVVFESMHQRHPLISTAISIALVGSTGLLLLLAYVGTQTITFLTDYAPRFWGLDLVALAAHDFHLTYTLPFTLAFLAVSLLYRLVPRRRPRWRAAMAGALTFSLLWVSAKLLFVSYSDYATVYARLYGSLLEVVLLLLWVYYSAGLFLFGGIIAHKLQQLAPASPTAPADGTYGQ is encoded by the coding sequence ATGAATGTCCTCCGCTTCCTTCTTGATGTTTTGAAGTCCTTTATACGTCAAGGCTGCGCCAGCCTCGCTGCCTCCTTGGCTTTTTTCTCTCTCCTCTCGCTCTTCCCTCTGGCGTTTCTCCTCCTCTATGGAGTGAGTTTCTTCGTCAGTCAGGATGTCCTCGGCGAGCAGTTCATGCTGAGCTTCCTCAAAGAATTTTTGCCCTCATTGGGCGAGCGTCTGGCTGAAGAGCTCCATCGGATCAGTGCGTTGGAGAGTGTGCGATGGCTCGTCTTTTTGTCGTTTTTCTGGTTCGGGGGGCTGGTCTTTTATGAACTGGACTACACCCTCAATGTGGTCTTTGAGAGCATGCATCAGCGCCATCCGCTGATTTCAACGGCGATCTCCATCGCGCTGGTCGGATCGACCGGACTTCTGCTGCTTCTGGCGTATGTCGGCACGCAAACCATCACCTTTTTAACCGACTACGCACCCAGGTTCTGGGGGCTCGATCTTGTCGCCCTTGCTGCGCATGATTTTCACCTCACCTACACTCTGCCCTTTACCCTCGCATTCCTGGCGGTCAGCCTGTTGTACCGTCTGGTTCCTCGCCGCCGTCCACGATGGCGGGCCGCCATGGCTGGAGCACTTACGTTCAGCCTACTCTGGGTCTCGGCCAAGTTGTTGTTCGTCAGCTATAGCGACTATGCCACCGTCTACGCTCGACTGTATGGATCATTGCTGGAAGTCGTCCTCTTGCTGCTGTGGGTGTATTATTCCGCCGGGCTCTTCCTCTTCGGCGGCATCATCGCCCACAAGCTGCAACAGCTCGCCCCTGCGTCGCCTACAGCGCCGGCAGATGGAACCTATGGCCAATAG
- a CDS encoding Diaminopimelate epimerase, whose amino-acid sequence MKNGFFRGHGLGNDYLVMDPKELAFKLTPNNIRSICDRNWGVGSDGILALVPSKRADFGLRIFNPDGSEAEKSGNGLRIFARYLHATGKTRKKRFTVETKGGLVRIELHIDRHGDAAAATVEMGVATFKPGALPCSLDVPELIQQPIDAAGRTLTFTGVSVGNPHCVVFKPVGESWSREDLLALGPALENHELFPKRTNVQLAVPTGPKEVFILIWERGAGETQASGSSSCAAASAAVRLGLVRSPVTVKMPGGVLHIDVAPDFSLTMKGPVAEVARGTLSPSFVRGLR is encoded by the coding sequence ATGAAGAACGGTTTCTTTCGCGGACATGGCCTCGGCAATGATTATCTTGTGATGGATCCGAAGGAGCTGGCATTCAAGCTGACACCAAACAATATCCGGTCTATATGCGACCGAAATTGGGGCGTAGGCAGTGACGGGATTCTTGCCTTGGTTCCTTCCAAGAGGGCCGATTTCGGGCTACGCATCTTCAACCCAGACGGTAGTGAGGCGGAAAAATCAGGGAACGGCCTCAGAATCTTTGCGCGCTATCTCCATGCGACCGGCAAGACGAGGAAAAAGCGCTTCACCGTCGAGACGAAGGGAGGGCTGGTCCGCATTGAACTGCATATAGATCGGCATGGCGATGCAGCTGCAGCAACCGTCGAAATGGGGGTCGCCACATTCAAGCCCGGCGCTCTCCCCTGTTCCCTCGACGTGCCCGAGCTGATTCAGCAGCCGATCGACGCAGCCGGACGGACTTTGACGTTTACCGGCGTGAGCGTCGGGAATCCACATTGTGTCGTCTTCAAACCAGTTGGGGAATCCTGGTCACGGGAAGACCTTTTGGCGCTTGGGCCGGCCCTGGAAAACCACGAGCTGTTTCCTAAACGGACTAACGTGCAGCTGGCAGTTCCAACCGGGCCGAAGGAAGTTTTCATTCTGATTTGGGAGCGCGGTGCAGGAGAAACGCAGGCCTCCGGCTCTTCATCTTGTGCTGCAGCTAGTGCGGCGGTGCGCTTGGGACTCGTACGGAGCCCCGTCACTGTGAAGATGCCGGGGGGAGTGCTGCATATCGATGTGGCTCCGGACTTCAGTCTCACCATGAAAGGGCCGGTGGCCGAAGTCGCACGAGGGACATTAAGCCCGTCGTTTGTGCGAGGATTGCGGTAA
- a CDS encoding NADH-ubiquinone oxidoreductase chain L yields MLYALIPFLPLTAFLILGLGGWRIKDRAHLVAVPAVVLSLVLSVAAFLEVAVSGSVIAVPLYIWLTSGHLDIHIGLHIDRLTAVMLLLVTGVSSLVHVYTIGYMHGEPGYARFFSYIALFTFSMLMLVMADNLLQLFVFWEAVGLCSYLLIGHWYERASACAAATKAFVVNRVGDFGFMLGLLLVWYHFGSLNYLDIFSALHEATDLTMNLLGPFGGTWDVSVFTLIGLLLFTGAVGKSAQVPLHVWLPDAMEGPTPISALIHAATMVTAGVFMVARLAPIYNLSPTAMSVVAVTGAATMVLGATIALTQTDIKRVVAYSTVSQLGYMIMACGLGAYASGMYHLLTHGAFKALLFLGCGSVIIALHHEQDMRHMGGLKDKLPITYWTFVIGSLALAGFPLTAGFFSKDDILVSAWSSGDLGHVLTFFGLLTALLTAFYSFRLVFVIFWGPSRVDARHADHVHEPSQTMTTPLLILALLSILTGYLGIPSFLGPVFSSGRDAAAHHGSDGLMIMAAATAVGLIGIAAAYYAYVLHPDLPDRMARQWGVLYRGSLNKWYVDEAYDRLFVRPTRRAASALWKRVDVNLIDGAVNGIARGVAWGGWLLRLIQSGQTQHYALAMAVGIVVIVTVFLMS; encoded by the coding sequence ATGCTCTACGCCCTCATCCCATTTCTTCCGCTAACTGCCTTTTTGATTCTCGGCCTGGGCGGCTGGCGCATTAAGGACCGTGCGCACCTTGTCGCGGTTCCGGCGGTCGTATTGTCGCTCGTCTTGTCGGTGGCGGCATTTTTAGAAGTGGCGGTGTCCGGCTCCGTGATCGCGGTTCCGCTGTATATCTGGCTGACATCAGGGCATCTCGATATTCACATCGGTCTCCATATCGATCGGCTGACGGCCGTCATGCTCTTACTGGTTACCGGTGTCAGTTCGCTCGTGCACGTCTATACGATCGGTTACATGCACGGCGAACCAGGCTATGCCCGTTTCTTCAGTTACATCGCCCTGTTCACGTTTTCCATGTTGATGTTGGTAATGGCCGATAACTTGCTCCAGCTTTTCGTGTTCTGGGAGGCCGTGGGACTGTGCTCTTATCTGCTGATCGGCCACTGGTACGAGCGGGCTTCCGCCTGCGCCGCCGCCACCAAGGCGTTCGTCGTGAATCGGGTAGGCGATTTTGGGTTCATGCTGGGTCTTTTGCTCGTCTGGTACCACTTCGGCTCGCTGAACTACCTCGACATCTTTTCTGCCCTCCATGAGGCGACCGATTTGACGATGAATCTCCTCGGCCCTTTCGGTGGGACGTGGGACGTGTCGGTATTCACCCTGATCGGGCTTCTTCTGTTTACCGGCGCGGTAGGGAAATCGGCGCAAGTTCCGCTTCACGTGTGGCTGCCTGATGCGATGGAAGGACCTACCCCGATTTCGGCGCTCATTCACGCCGCCACCATGGTCACAGCCGGTGTGTTCATGGTGGCGCGCCTGGCCCCGATCTATAACCTTTCTCCCACCGCGATGAGCGTGGTCGCTGTTACAGGGGCGGCGACGATGGTCCTCGGTGCCACTATTGCGTTGACTCAAACCGACATCAAACGTGTCGTCGCGTATTCGACGGTCAGCCAGCTCGGTTACATGATCATGGCTTGCGGACTCGGAGCCTACGCCTCCGGTATGTATCACTTATTGACACACGGCGCGTTCAAAGCCCTGCTTTTCCTGGGCTGTGGTTCGGTCATTATCGCGCTGCATCATGAACAGGACATGAGACACATGGGTGGCCTCAAAGACAAGTTGCCGATCACCTACTGGACGTTCGTCATCGGTTCGCTGGCGCTCGCAGGCTTCCCTCTGACGGCAGGATTCTTCAGTAAGGATGACATCCTCGTCTCTGCTTGGTCGTCGGGCGACCTTGGTCACGTACTGACGTTCTTTGGTCTGCTGACGGCTCTGCTGACGGCTTTCTACAGTTTCCGTCTGGTATTCGTGATCTTTTGGGGCCCGTCGCGGGTCGATGCGCGCCACGCAGACCATGTCCATGAGCCGTCTCAGACGATGACGACGCCGCTCCTGATTCTCGCGCTGCTCAGCATTCTGACGGGCTATCTCGGCATCCCATCCTTTCTCGGGCCGGTGTTTTCAAGCGGACGCGACGCGGCCGCTCACCATGGTTCGGATGGGCTCATGATTATGGCTGCTGCGACAGCGGTGGGTCTGATCGGCATCGCCGCGGCGTACTATGCCTACGTACTACACCCTGATCTCCCGGATCGCATGGCCCGACAGTGGGGCGTCCTGTATCGCGGCTCGTTGAACAAATGGTATGTGGATGAAGCCTATGACCGCCTCTTTGTCAGGCCGACGCGTAGAGCCGCTTCAGCGCTTTGGAAGCGGGTCGACGTCAATCTTATCGACGGAGCGGTCAACGGCATCGCGCGTGGTGTTGCGTGGGGTGGGTGGTTGTTGAGACTGATCCAGAGCGGACAAACTCAACATTACGCGCTGGCGATGGCGGTTGGGATTGTCGTGATCGTGACGGTCTTTCTGATGTCGTAA
- a CDS encoding Mobile element protein, protein MAVSLYVGIDIAKAQLDVACRPTSARWTVPHTARGIGRLVRRLRRVQPTLVVLEATGGLELNVASELAAAALPVAVVNPRQVRHFAKATGQLAKTDALDAAVLAQFAEAVRPIARPLPDEATRRLEALVNRRRQLLTMLTAEQNRHTRASRDMQIEIHAHMEWLTQRVAELESTLGQQIRQSPIWREQDDVLQSVPGVGPVLSRTILADLPELGTLNRRAIAALVGVAPLNRDSGTWRGTRRIGGGRGPVRAVLYMAAVTAARCNPVIRAFYQRLRAAGKTVKVALTACMRKLLTILNAMIKHHTPWQCGFQRT, encoded by the coding sequence ATGGCCGTGTCTCTGTATGTCGGTATTGATATCGCGAAAGCTCAGTTGGATGTGGCGTGTCGTCCCACGAGCGCCCGGTGGACCGTCCCGCATACTGCCCGTGGGATTGGCCGACTGGTCCGGCGACTTCGTCGCGTGCAGCCGACGTTGGTCGTGCTGGAAGCCACCGGTGGCTTGGAGCTGAATGTCGCAAGTGAGCTGGCCGCTGCGGCCCTGCCAGTCGCCGTGGTGAATCCCCGGCAAGTTCGGCATTTCGCGAAGGCCACGGGGCAACTGGCCAAGACGGATGCGCTGGACGCCGCGGTGCTGGCGCAGTTTGCCGAAGCGGTGCGGCCCATTGCCCGCCCGCTGCCGGATGAGGCCACACGCCGACTGGAAGCGCTGGTGAATCGCCGGCGTCAACTGCTGACCATGCTGACAGCGGAACAGAACCGACACACCCGCGCTTCGCGCGACATGCAGATCGAGATCCACGCCCATATGGAATGGTTGACGCAGCGGGTCGCGGAGCTGGAGTCGACGCTGGGGCAGCAGATCCGACAGAGCCCGATCTGGCGTGAGCAGGACGACGTGCTGCAGAGTGTGCCGGGCGTCGGGCCGGTGCTGAGCCGCACCATACTGGCAGACTTGCCGGAGCTGGGAACGTTGAACCGCCGCGCGATTGCGGCGCTGGTGGGCGTGGCCCCGTTGAACCGGGATAGCGGAACCTGGCGCGGCACGCGGCGCATCGGGGGAGGACGTGGCCCCGTGCGGGCGGTCCTCTATATGGCCGCCGTGACGGCGGCGCGGTGCAATCCTGTGATTCGAGCGTTCTATCAGCGGTTGCGCGCGGCGGGGAAGACGGTCAAGGTGGCGTTGACCGCCTGTATGCGAAAGTTGCTGACTATCTTGAATGCGATGATCAAACATCACACTCCGTGGCAGTGCGGATTTCAAAGGACTTGA
- a CDS encoding Polysaccharide deacetylase, translating to MGSGILAPMRRQFLLHLLFGVLFATTPGLFVPVDGVAQVIKSGPPTCPGVALTFDLCPVRKGPGYDQPLMDYLITHRIPATFFMSGKWMAKHEAEVDHLLGMGFFEVGTHGEVHAHLPMHDADEQRTEILGPVKLLREHYAHEATLFRPPYGEYNDVTVAVVNMLGLRFIQWNIESGDPDPTLSAERILTGVATRAKPGSIIVFHANGKGRQTRLVVEQLTSDILPRKGLRPMTVSELLNCAP from the coding sequence ATGGGTTCAGGTATACTAGCCCCCATGCGGCGACAGTTTCTGCTACACCTGCTGTTCGGTGTCTTATTCGCCACAACTCCCGGGCTATTCGTTCCGGTTGACGGTGTTGCCCAAGTTATCAAGTCCGGCCCGCCAACGTGCCCGGGTGTGGCATTGACGTTTGATCTCTGTCCCGTGCGGAAGGGGCCCGGCTACGATCAGCCGTTGATGGACTATCTGATTACGCATCGCATCCCGGCCACATTCTTCATGTCCGGCAAGTGGATGGCAAAACATGAAGCCGAGGTGGATCACCTGCTGGGTATGGGATTCTTTGAAGTGGGGACGCACGGTGAGGTGCATGCCCACCTTCCCATGCACGATGCCGACGAACAGCGCACGGAGATCCTCGGCCCCGTCAAACTGTTGCGGGAACACTATGCCCATGAGGCGACGTTGTTTCGGCCTCCGTATGGAGAGTACAACGACGTGACCGTCGCCGTCGTGAACATGCTCGGCCTGCGTTTCATCCAATGGAATATCGAATCCGGCGATCCGGACCCCACGCTCTCCGCCGAGCGGATTCTCACCGGAGTCGCCACGCGTGCCAAGCCGGGAAGCATCATCGTTTTTCACGCGAATGGAAAAGGTAGACAAACTCGGCTGGTGGTTGAACAACTCACATCGGACATCCTGCCTCGGAAAGGACTCCGGCCCATGACCGTGAGCGAGCTGTTGAACTGTGCTCCCTGA